Genomic DNA from Puntigrus tetrazona isolate hp1 chromosome 6, ASM1883169v1, whole genome shotgun sequence:
AGCAtactgaaaaagaaacagagcgaatggtctgtgtgtgagtgtgcatatCTACTTAACTATATTTTAGTGGCAAATATGTTATGTACTCAGTAGTGAGCTACTTTGTACATGTTCTTTTTGGAGTCTCTGTATAACTCACTGAATCTGAGCTGCGGTTGTAAGACTCCTGGCTTGCATTGGTGCAGGTGGACTTGCGCGCATGTTCTGCGTCTGTCGCTGCAATGCTGCTCTGTCCATCCTCTAAATCATCTTGGTCATAGTCTGACTCACCATCCCCAGGTACACTGTAGATAGGTTCCTCTGTGTCTGGCAGAGACTCTGCTGCAGTCAGTCTGCTGGTGCGATCCACATCCTCTCCCTGCTTTTTCTCATCCACCTCTTTAACTGTTTTAGCCTCTTCAGGCTTTCCAGTTTCCTTTTTAGCTTCACcagggagaggaggaggaggtggaggaggaggtggtggaggaggaggagcccCTGGTGGAACATTGGATGCAGATGGAGCAACTGTGCCCTCGGCAAAAGCAGCAGGAGGAGGTGGCAGAGTGCCTAAGATCTCCTGATCCACTGGACCTTCCACCGGCGGAGGGAACTCAGGAAGTGGTATGCACTCTTCTTCTGCATGGAAGCCTTCATCTACCTCTTCCTCAGTGGCGCCTGTCGATCTGGAGGCAGGTCGCTTAGGTTCACCAGGAATGACTTCAGGGCCTCCGGTGTCAAGCAGTTCAAGGAACTCAGTGGCAACACGAGAAGCAGCTTTTTTCTGACGCAGCACCTCAGCATCACGCCGCAAGCGGAGTTCCTGTCTTGAGCTCTCACACAGCATAGACACGCCgtcttctcttttcttctgaAGACGTTCAATCTCTCGCTCCAATTGCAGAATTTCCTCCATTTGACGGTGCTCTTCCTCAGACGACTGTGGAGACTGAAGGAGGGAAGGAGAGAGGAATGATATAGGAACTCTTGttagagaaaacaaacattacacAAATGTTGACACCACCTGTTTTAAAGTCAGACCTGTTTTTGGACTTGATGCCAgaaggtttgaaaaaaaaaaacacagaaaactttTTGACAGGTAGACTGCACATGAACTCATCTGTTTTTGATAGAGGAGTCTGAAGCTATAAAGTATTATGAAGTATTATTtttctgcacataaaaaaataaatatttataattattggatataaagccattattttgataaaacttttaaaatcataattatgcctttttatgacatacgtttttatttatttttaattttatttataattttatttatttttattttataaaaaggtcaaaattaGATCATAAGTCACagttatgacaaaaatatctcataacttttttttatcacatataactttgccacatttttgtttatatcataattttattaaaatactacattttgtCATAATTCCACACTGTAATgtcataattgtgactttttatgtatatgtattttatgtttaagcttttttatgcaacaGAAATTATGTAGAATAAAGACAAAGCTACgtgacaaaaataatacaatcaaTCAGCACAATCAGCAAGAATGCTGATCACTTAATATACCCTGAACAGAATGACTAGAAACATTAATCACTATAGTGGTGACTTTAAGAGATAGGTGGGATTTTTGccctaaaatatatacacagctAGTATGCATGGTTTGAGCAATTTAAAAGATTGTTAAAGTCACTGACCTCTGCTTCCTCTCCTTCCTTttcctctttgtttttcttttcatggtCTCCCTCTGTTTtattctcttcctcttctttcttttttctttcctcctcctctttcttcctcttttcttcTCGTAGTTTGCGACAAACTCCTCTTGCCACTTGCCCTCGCCTGTGTTTCTGGAGAACAAGTGCAGCTGAGCGTTTCCGTTGAAACCGACGTCGATAGAAATGTGCGCGGTAGTTCTTCTGGATGGTCAAAATGCTGTCCCGAGCCTTCTTAAAGTTCTTTCTGTAATGAGTACACAGTTCAAGTTCCCTTAGAATATATAATTGTGAAATCAGTATTTTAAATCTGTCACTAAGGCACTACTTGTTGTTTTTCCCTCAATAAGCACCAAGAGGTAAAGCATAGgcacttatatatacatagtataaAAAACGTACTCTTGTAAGTTTTGCTTTCATCGTTTCCTTGCTATTTATATGCAGTAGAAAGCAAAAGAGTGTACTCTCTGCAGCACTGCCCAGTTGAGGTTTCTTGTCATATGATTAAGCCAACCATGTAATAAGAAAAGGGCCAGGCACATTGAAAACAAATgtgatattaaattaattagccatttttgtgaataaattatttgataatattggacattaaatttttttattaaatatatgcaggTTTGGTAAGCATAAAAGacgttatatttaaataatattggtACTAACTCTCTAAAGAAAGCAAGATTATCATGAAAGATTCTCAGGACAGGTTGGAAGCTAAGCCATATAGGTAATATTTGGTTCTGAAGGGGCAgatgaatattaaaaacatttctggaaACTGTACCTAATGTAATATAAGTATATCTGTACAAAATTTAAGAAATACACAGACCTTGCAATATATCTTAGAAGATAGGCTCGTATTATCAGTCCAGCTTTGCTTCGTACTTCATCTCTCTGCTTCTCCATCTTCTGTTCCAGAGGTTCCTTCAGAAATACCTTGGggtcaaaaaatatttcaggtAAGTGCAATCAAACATAACTTGTGCACATACATGACAGAATATGTGTCAATGTGTGTCTACctttatatacaaacaaaaaatgataaCTACCAAGAAGTGGTAAAGCAAAGGtttaaaggtcaaaggtcactcaCCTTGGTCTTTCCAATCTGCCATTCCTTTTTGGACCTGTCGTGAAGAGTCAGCAGATCCGTGCTCTTCTTTTTCTCATCTCCATTCGAAGCCACAGCTGCCTTTTCCTTCTCATTCAGAATGATGTTATACCTGATATATACGACCACAAAAACTGAGTCTCCAAGAAAACCTAAGACAAACAAAAATTCATGTACCTATCTGCGTTTTAACATTTACCTGCTGAAGAAGTCTTTAAAGGTGCGTCGGACAGGGAATCCAGCTCTACGAATCTTTACTGTCTCCAACATGCCAGAGTACCGCAATTGATTAAGAACCACATCTGGGTCGAACTTGTTTGGGTTCTAcagaacaaaaatgcattattaaaatgtataatatgtgTGGAATATGAACTGCATTCCAGTGGCTGATATGACTGCTCTCACCTTTTCCATGTTGGGTTTGATGCAACGCACAAAAAAGGGGTTGGATACACTGAGAGTGGCCATTAGGGCATGGAGAGAGTCCTGAAAGACAGAAGAGACATTAAATTACTGACAAATCTGAAAGGACTACAGGCGATATCAACAAACAACAGAGTTGAATGACTAATGACTAGTtccttattgttttaatatgcaatgCTCATTTTAGGTATATCATATAGATAAAAGTCTTCATATAGGAGATTTATCTCACTCTGAACTGTGAGCTGacagtgggtttttttcttgCTGTACCCATCTTCAAGGTCTCTTCATTATTTCTACTGCTCACTTGCTCAAACAAGTCATAGATGAAATCCAatctgcgcacacacacacacacacacacacacacacacacacacacacacacacacacacacaaaataactcAATGATTAAATGAGAGTGCAACAAAACTGcttcactgtgtgtgtttgtgaatttgTGTGCTTGTGTCTTACCTACTATCCTTCAACATGTTCAGTATATCATCTCTAAATGTGTCTCTGTTCTTTTCTAAAATCCCCCTCACATCATATAAGAcctataaaaaggaaaacaaaaaatattaaaaaaaagacaggcaGAGAGATAAATAGATAGGCATACAGAAAGTCTGACAGATGGATATTTCATATACCTCTCCAGCATAGTGTTTTATCCCAAACTGATGGTCTGCCAGTCTGGGTTTCACATAATAGGGATTAGTCTGTGGAAAAAGACAACCTCATGTCTTTACTGAGCTTATTCATGTCATACTGTAAATGCTTGGCTGAACAGTATTATGACTTTGTGTGATAAGAACTGAACTCACAGAGTGTCTGCCGTGAAGTTTCTCCAGCAGGGTGAAGTCAGTACCCTTGGGAAATCGGCTCTCCTCATTAATCAGAGCTAACATGCCCAGTTTCTGCACAAACgcaacagtaaataaaaaagtgttacatAATACAAAACTGAAAACTTATTCTATTGTAAATAATCAAACcgaactttaaatataaaattaatgtagAAATAAGTGGTACTCAGGCTAATTAAACCACTGTTCCTGATAGGTTAACATAAGTGATTTACCTTCTCAATCAGATCCAGACATTCTGCATTGTCCATCCAGTCAATGGCTTCCCAGTGAATCCCTTCCCTGAAACACACAATTTTAGCACACAAAACTGAACAATAAGCATGTTAGATGCTTAAACTGCATTTGTAATACCTGTTCAGGTCACTGGGCACTTATATGATCcatacatatgtaaaaataGACATGTAATAGATGAATTTCATGCACTCACGATTGTCAGTCTTTACCTGTTGTACTCCAGTTGCTCCAGAGAGAAGATGTGTTTGTTGAAATATTCTTGCAGTTTCTCATTAGCATAGTTAATGCTGAACTGCTCAAAACGGTTCACCTTCAGAGCAAACAAACACTTAGATTAGAGctcaataaaaatgtgtgtctgtgcatgaaCATGTGATCCATGTGGCCTCACACCTCAAAGTTCTCAAAACCAAAGATGTCCAAGATTCCAATAGACTTGAAATTATCTTTGCCCTTTATCTTCTGATTAATTCGCATGATGATCCACGAGAAGCACTGAGAATAAAGCGCCATAGCAACCGAATCCCGGGAATCTATTGCCTGTCAATCAAGCATGAAAAAAAGTGCTCATTTTTGATCAAGCAGGGACAGAAGGGAAAAACTGCCAAACTATGCAGGTATTTTTAAACTGTATCAATATGAGAAGGTATGTGTGATGGTACCTGTTCCACTGTGAGTGGAGAGCAGATCTCTTCTCCTCTGAGGATCATGGAACGCTGGGTCAGAACCTCAGACAACTGAAAACTGTCCAGACCCAGGAGCTCGCTCACATTAGTGACAACTGCAGGAAAACAGAGAAGAGGTGTGAGTTACACATATACAAGGTCATGTAGTCTGactactttttgttttcttatgaCCTAACTCGTTCATCAGATAAAATTGAATGGAATTATTGTGTACCACATTGCTTTAGAAAAGCATTAATATGATCAAtctcataaaatgcattaagcttCACATTAGAAcagtttcttaaaaaatgtaGGGTGTTGATAAAAAGCTAATaaggtaatataataataaatgcgtcacattaaaataaaatacaatttatcaGTGCAACCAATATGGCAATGTGTCTACGAACATCATGCAAGATATGTCTCAGGGGTACATCAAGTAAATACTTTACAGTGGTTAAACTCACAAAAAGGCTTGCAATTCTCTACATTATAGTAATAAACATATGAACATGACATTAATTGGCCCAAGTCTtgcaggttttaatttttttgtccaGATTCCAccaatgtgtattttaaaacacatttaatttttggaatctgattatgtaatctGGACAACATGTGATCAGGCATTGCATATCAGCAAAGTTTCTCTTTCAGTAAGCGATGAACGACGCGTCTCACCCTGTTGGGTGGTGATCTGAGCACCCCCTGCCGTCATGAACTCCACGTTACCAAGCTGGAGAACTCCAGACAGCAGTTTAAACATATCTCTGATCTCTTCTTCTGTGAACTCCATGACCTTCAGAGCCTCCTGCGGacgaaaagagaaaaagagcatGAGATTTTTATCCACCCTAAAGATGCTAATTGCAAGATCAACGAAACGCTCTGTACCATGACGTCGTCAAAAAGCCGTTTGTCATCAAGACTGCGGTCCTTCACACATCCTGACTGACTCAGATAATGAAATAACTCAGGGGAGTCTTCCAGAAAATATGTCTCTAAAAAGAGATGGACATATGTAATCATTCAGTGTATTTGTAGATGGCACATCTGCATTTGGGAATGTGTGTAAATGCGTGTGTGTTCAGGTGCACTGTGTATTCGTTCACCCTTTTGGCTTTTGCTAGCCCCGGCCAGCAAAGCATAAAAGATGTGGTAGTTTCTCTCGCCTGGATTCTGCCTTACCACTCGATTCTGCAACACAGATCAGATCACAGATGCTGAGTGGGCGAGAATCTCACTTTGGCAGACACTCTCCCTTCAAAATGGCGGAGTGATTCTGCCTTTGACAAGATATCCAATGCCAAATTGTATTAACAGAACAATGGCCTGTTTTATGCTGTGAACAGCTGATCATAGAAAACTGATTTCTGGTGGTTAGGGTGAGTCAGCAGGCAGAAAGCTTTACCTTTTCAAGCAAATCTGATGGGGCAAAAATTAAGGAAACTGCAGACACTTGAAGCAACAGCTTTTAATGCACTATACAGTGAATGTGTTGAAGCAGAACACTTTAAGTGTTTAACCTGGTTACCAAGTTACTCATTAATTTCCATGGTAACaagaaaaacaatgctaaaaaaacaacactcaATCTTTAGCAAAAATGGTTGATGTGCATCATTCagctcaaaataaattattaattatattaattgtcttatactttatattaattcgattacttttttaaacattcgtAATTATCAAATtccaaattagcatatttaaattattaactttACATGTAATATTAAACACAGCTAAAACTttgaatttgacatttttacaaagTGCTGTTCTTAAAAGTGTACATAAGTGTGTTAAGACACATTGTTCTTACATAAGTGgccttttatattatattagctgctactattttaaaaatatacatttaagagTAAAAGTACACTGCAAGTGCACGTTGAATTAAATTAAGCACCTTTTTTTTACAAGGGTATGATACAATTTGTAGGTCAGGTCAGGATGTCTCAGTATAATAAACTCTGTATGAAAGCATGTGTACTCCGAGAAGGATACAGTCGACGATGCATCCTCCCTGGATGTTCCCGCTTTGAGAGAAATGCAGCTGAATAAATTTTCCAAAACGACTGGAGTTGTTGTTGTAGACTGTTTTGGCGTTTCCAAATGCTTCCATGATGGGGCTACAACAGAAAAGCTGTGGATTTGTATGTGCGCATAAAAATGCttaggctgtgtgtgtgtttaggaaCGCGTTTTTACCTGCTCTGTACGATGGCTTGCTCCACACGTGTGCTCTTCTCTGTAGGTGGTGTCCCGGCAGAGTTTTGGCTCATGACAGATAGGAACTGTAGCAGTAGTTTGGTGCTCTCTGTTTTCCCAGCTCCACTTTCACCACtgataaacacatacacacatgcgtTTGTGACCTTCACTGACGTGTGTTACCCTGATTGAATTTGCAACACTGTGAAATCTGATAGCAGTTTGTGGAAAAGGTCTAAAGCCACAACTGCTCAAACTCAGCCTTTAGGTTTTACACAAATTAGATTATATAAACTAAGATAATATCTAACAATAGCCAGTGAGTAAAACCAAAAGCATTCCAAACCTTCCTTGCATTAcctacatgcattaaaaaaagatacaaaaaagcatttttctagtaaaaagtgatatatatttttagataaaacaagggcatatgaataatatatatatatatatatatatatatatatatatatatatatatatatatatatatatatatatatatatatatatatatatatatatatatatatatatatatcagtttgtTTATAATAGATGCCATATTGTCAGCCAGGGCTGTTTCTTTCTATTATTCATAATGTAAGTGTGTGGAAGTCTTTTGAAAGTTACGgcacactttacaataaggttcattatttaacattgcttaacaacattagtaaacatgaactGAGAATGAACAacacttctacagcatttattaaatcttAGTTAATCAcaagttaacattagttaatgcactctgaattaacataaataacatGTTCCTGTTAGTTAATAAcatttaactaatgttaacaaatgacaaaaaatttattttaaaatattaccaaagttttaaaaggtgttttacataaatcaaaatatgatatctgttaataacatttaaatgatgacTTAAAATTGTTGTTGattaaagtattttacttatatttacatttttactgaaaatctATTTACTGGATTCTCGCATTCTGCAAATGTATCTGCTTATCTAGATCAAATAAAGTGTTTGGAGGTCTCATGTTACCTGATCAGCACACATTGGCTATCATGTCTCTTCCATAAGCAGCGGTAGCACTCATTGGCAATAGCAAAGATGTGTGGTGGCAGCTCGCCCAAATGATGCTGACTGTACAGCTCCACTGCAGAGAGATCATACAGCCCTCTGATCTGCTTATAAGGGTTCACGGCCGCCAGGATAGAACCTATGTTAGTCTGAGAGATAGAGGAAAAAGTGTCAGTAAGTTGATGggtattaaatataacaaagcCAGCAAatagcaaaacaataaaaccagcATACTTGCACGCACATTTGTGATCAGtgtatatttgaatttatagcTCCAGATGAACTGAAATTTTACAATGAGTATGTGATCCGGTCATATTTCACAGCTGGTGTCAGTGGGTCGTGAGAGGATTTTGGATGATGTTTGTCCTTATCTATGAGCTCTGTGACAACATAAATCCATCTCATTTAATATTGACTGCATTAGTAGATGCTGGTATTATTAATGTGTTTAGGAGTGGGTGTGTGATTGTAATTTTCATACACTGTGGCTAACAACACCCATGCTGACTGGCAGTAATGTGATTTACTGATCTTAGCAACAGCAGCGATGATGAGATTAAATTGAGACATTACTGGGTTCCTGGAGAGGTGCCAAACGCATCTAGACACAACATTATGGACACTACACAAAtgagaacaaaaatattacagtatattttctgTGGATCTGAAATTGTGTCAATGTTGTCcttgcaaaaaacattttgttgctACTGTCCCAAGAGGGCACTAGAGAGAAGAGTCATTCTCATTCAGGTCGACCATGTCCTGGTGTCTGGGATAAATTAGATAACCACTGCTATCAGTCATCGACCTCAGATGTTAGCAATGCAGTGCATCCTGGGAAAGGTGAATTACAGTATCCATTTACCAAGATGGGATAAGAGAGACCCTTCACATTCGCTCCACTGAGCACAGCATGACGCGAATCTTCAGTTTAAGATCAACAGTAGAGCAGCCAAATAAAGCCTTGCGTTTAGTTCCATTCAAATGAAAGGGAAATTTAT
This window encodes:
- the myo10l1 gene encoding unconventional myosin-X, which codes for METFFAEGSRVWVNHKDQLVPSTVNSCGDGTLVLTTDYGEAVYLQQAEVNREKVSPMHQSSIDGVEDMSTLAELHEAAIMHNLHQRYQKDNIYTNIGSILAAVNPYKQIRGLYDLSAVELYSQHHLGELPPHIFAIANECYRCLWKRHDSQCVLISGESGAGKTESTKLLLQFLSVMSQNSAGTPPTEKSTRVEQAIVQSSPIMEAFGNAKTVYNNNSSRFGKFIQLHFSQSGNIQGGCIVDYLLEKNRVVRQNPGERNYHIFYALLAGASKSQKETYFLEDSPELFHYLSQSGCVKDRSLDDKRLFDDVMEALKVMEFTEEEIRDMFKLLSGVLQLGNVEFMTAGGAQITTQQVVTNVSELLGLDSFQLSEVLTQRSMILRGEEICSPLTVEQAIDSRDSVAMALYSQCFSWIIMRINQKIKGKDNFKSIGILDIFGFENFEVNRFEQFSINYANEKLQEYFNKHIFSLEQLEYNREGIHWEAIDWMDNAECLDLIEKKLGMLALINEESRFPKGTDFTLLEKLHGRHSTNPYYVKPRLADHQFGIKHYAGEVLYDVRGILEKNRDTFRDDILNMLKDSRLDFIYDLFEQVSSRNNEETLKMGTARKKPTVSSQFRDSLHALMATLSVSNPFFVRCIKPNMEKNPNKFDPDVVLNQLRYSGMLETVKIRRAGFPVRRTFKDFFSRYNIILNEKEKAAVASNGDEKKKSTDLLTLHDRSKKEWQIGKTKVFLKEPLEQKMEKQRDEVRSKAGLIIRAYLLRYIARKNFKKARDSILTIQKNYRAHFYRRRFQRKRSAALVLQKHRRGQVARGVCRKLREEKRKKEEEERKKKEEEENKTEGDHEKKNKEEKEGEEAESPQSSEEEHRQMEEILQLEREIERLQKKREDGVSMLCESSRQELRLRRDAEVLRQKKAASRVATEFLELLDTGGPEVIPGEPKRPASRSTGATEEEVDEGFHAEEECIPLPEFPPPVEGPVDQEILGTLPPPPAAFAEGTVAPSASNVPPGAPPPPPPPPPPPPPLPGEAKKETGKPEEAKTVKEVDEKKQGEDVDRTSRLTAAESLPDTEEPIYSVPGDGESDYDQDDLEDGQSSIAATDAEHARKSTCTNASQESYNRSSDSYADSDDEHDGYVDTDEEVSNGKVNILNGNGPPYFHSYLYMKAGLMIPWRRRWCVLKDDTFMWFRSKQESLKSGWLYKKGGGLSTLSRRNWKMRWFVLRDSKLMYFENDSEEKLKGTIDIRSAKEIVDNHEKENALNIVTDERTYQVFAESPEDASGWFTVLSRVQNATPEQLLEMSHEQANPKNAVGTLDVGLIDSVCASDNPDRPNSFVIITANRVIHCNSDLPEEMHHWISLLQKPKGDSKSDGQEFLVRGWLHKEMKAGAKSSALKLKKRWFVLTNNSLDYYKSSERNASKMGTLVLNSLCSVVQPEEKKFKETGYWNIIIHGRKHSYRLYTKLLNEAMRWVSAIQGVIDNKAPIETPTQQLIRDIKENSVNSEAVEQMYRRNPILRYTQHPLHSPLLPLPYGEVSESLQKEKGYGSLQDEAVKIFNSLQEMEIVSDPVAIIQGILQTCHDLRPLRDEVYCQLIKQTNHVPQPNSPANRAHWHLLTCMSCTFLPSRAILRYLRFHLKRVRERYPGTEIEKYAHFIGESLKKTKAREYVPSQEEIAALLNRQEMTTTVYCHGGGSCKISINSHTTAGEVVEKLIRGLAMENSRNMFSLFEHNKVESRAIESRIIVADVLAKFERLAGSEDEEEEGPWRLYFKLYCFLDVESMPKEGVEFAFMFEQAHESLISGHFPALEETLQHLAALRLQYIHGDVARTPWSLSSVYPVGRLRTRILQSTKAGGAGVPGAGIIGPGGHTLERRRTNFLDGTLRRSFKTGSLKKQRVEEEQMLEMFVKEEMSATLTSVLEKWSRLQGMPQHQAMLSYMTVIKEWPGYGSTLFDVECKEGGFPHDLWLGVSAENVSVYKRGEPKPLETFQYEHIVFFGAPQPSTYKIIVDEREMFFETSQVGEITKIMKAYINMIVKKRCSIMSITSNSSAWMR